From a single Brassica oleracea var. oleracea cultivar TO1000 chromosome C5, BOL, whole genome shotgun sequence genomic region:
- the LOC106294194 gene encoding putative F-box protein At4g10190, translating into MTGQEKKRKNTISLPTDLLVEILSRVPEASLARLRSTSKEWNALIKKEVRRAKKSLVVMLIDYRVYLVRLDLHDNFAKVRSQFSLNDPLSSSSEEVDVRRVCHCDGLLLCTTMDERLVVWNPCSGETSRIVKPLNSHHYTDTYALGKSSCNNEYKISRVHHPGHGFGRPCLVKYEIYDFTSNLWRLVGETREWSLPGAWQYGTSVDGNTYWLSYDFNQACPTNVNTLGCFDFTIERFGCVSLPGQDIDIWMATKIKITGDMSWSKLLTVKRTHPLCNGMSFLADRENKVLVCPTKYKNSSNCLHIVGTDKYIQVDHHDVGSESSLPYRYDDPTLVQIQRGSLGLGTWKAPMT; encoded by the exons ATGACGGGCCAAGAAAAGAAGAGGAAAAACACAATATCTCTTCCTACAGACTTGCTTGTGGAGATACTCTCTAGGGTTCCAGAGGCTTCTCTTGCACGACTCCGATCTACCTCAAAAGAATGGAACGCTCTTATCAAAAAAGAAGTGAGACGTGCGAAGAAGTCTCTTGTTGTCATGTTAATTGATTATAGGGTCTATTTAGTTAGGCTTGATCTCCACGACAACTTTGCAAAGGTAAGAAGTCAGTTCAGCCTTAATGATCCTCTTTCTAGTTCTTCAGAAGAAGTCGATGTACGCCGCGTCTGCCACTGCGATGGTTTATTGCTATGCACCACCATGGACGAAAGACTAGTTGTTTGGAACCCATGTTCAGGGGAAACCAGTAGGATTGTCAAACCCTTAAATTCCCACCATTATACCGATACCTACGCTCTTGGTAAATCCTCATGCAACAACGAGTACAAAATCTCGAGGGTCCATCATCCTGGACATGGTTTCGGGCGGCCATGCCTTGTTAAGTACGAAATCTATGACTTTACATCTAATTTGTGGAGGCTTGTTGGTGAGACTAGAGAGTGGTCACTTCCAGGGGCTTGGCAATATGGCACGTCTGTTGATGGAAATACTTATTGGCTTTCTTATGATTTTAATCAAGCCTGTCCAACCAACGTAAATACCTTAGGATGTTTTGATTTTACAATAGAGAGGTTTGGATGTGTGTCTCTTCCG GGACAAGATATAGATATATGGATGGCAACTAAAATTAAAATTACTGGAGACATGTCGTGGAGTAAGCTCCTAACAGTGAAACGAACCCATCCGCTTTGTAATGGGATGAGTTTCTTGGCCGACCGTGAGAATAAAGTTTTAGTGTGTCCCACTAAATATAAGAACTCTAGTAACTGCTTACACATTGTGGGAACGGATAAATACATACAAGTAGACCATCATGACGTCGGATCTGAATCCTCACTTCCTTACAGGTATGATGATCCTACTTTGGTTCAAATCCAACGAGGTTCTTTGGGGCTAGGCACATGGAAAGCACCAATGACGTAA